The Burkholderia pyrrocinia genome has a segment encoding these proteins:
- the nuoI gene encoding NADH-quinone oxidoreductase subunit NuoI: MTAIQHFFKTFFLTELLKGLALTGRYTFKRKFTVQFPEEKTPISPRFRGLHALRRYENGEERCIACKLCEAVCPAMAITIESETRADNTRRTTRYDIDLTKCIFCGFCEESCPVDSIVETQILEYHGEKRGDLYFTKEMLLAVGDRYEKDIAAAKAADAPYR; the protein is encoded by the coding sequence ATGACGGCAATCCAACACTTCTTTAAGACCTTCTTCCTGACCGAGCTGCTGAAAGGGCTCGCGCTGACCGGTCGTTACACGTTCAAGCGCAAGTTCACCGTGCAGTTCCCGGAAGAGAAGACCCCGATTTCGCCGCGTTTCCGCGGGCTGCATGCGCTGCGCCGCTACGAGAACGGCGAAGAGCGCTGCATCGCGTGCAAGCTGTGCGAGGCCGTGTGCCCCGCAATGGCGATCACGATCGAATCGGAAACGCGTGCGGACAACACGCGCCGCACGACGCGCTACGACATCGACCTGACGAAGTGCATCTTCTGCGGTTTCTGCGAAGAGAGCTGCCCGGTCGATTCGATCGTCGAGACGCAGATTCTCGAGTACCACGGCGAAAAGCGCGGCGACCTGTATTTCACGAAGGAAATGCTGCTCGCGGTGGGCGATCGCTACGAGAAGGACATCGCCGCGGCGAAGGCTGCCGACGCGCCGTATCGTTGA
- the nuoH gene encoding NADH-quinone oxidoreductase subunit NuoH has protein sequence MSLFDTINAGGAQLLGFAWPTVWAIVRILVVSVVILLCVAYLILWERKLIGWMHVRLGPNRVGPGGLLQPIADVLKLLLKEVIQPSAASRWLYLIAPVMTVVPAFAVWAVIPFQAKAVLANINAGLLYAMAISSIGVYAVILAGWASNSKYAFLGAMRAAAQMVSYEISMGFALVLVLMTAGSLNMSEIVNSQQHGFFAGHGVNFLSWNWLPLLPAFVVYFISGIAETNRHPFDVVEGESEIVAGHMIDYSGMAFALFFLAEYINMIVISALAATLFLGGWDAPFEFLSFIPGIFWLVLKVFALLSVFIWVRATFPRYRYDQIMRLGWKVFLPVTVIWVVVVGFWMMSPLNIWVK, from the coding sequence ATGAGCTTGTTCGATACGATCAACGCGGGCGGAGCCCAGCTTCTCGGCTTTGCGTGGCCGACGGTGTGGGCAATCGTGCGCATCCTCGTCGTCTCCGTCGTCATCCTGCTGTGCGTCGCGTACCTGATTCTGTGGGAACGCAAGCTGATCGGGTGGATGCACGTGCGTCTCGGTCCGAACCGCGTCGGCCCCGGCGGCTTGCTGCAGCCGATCGCCGACGTGCTGAAGCTGCTGCTGAAGGAAGTCATTCAGCCGAGCGCCGCCAGCCGCTGGCTGTACCTGATCGCGCCGGTCATGACCGTCGTGCCGGCGTTCGCGGTGTGGGCCGTGATCCCGTTCCAGGCCAAGGCCGTGCTCGCGAACATCAACGCGGGCCTGCTGTACGCAATGGCGATCTCGTCGATCGGCGTGTACGCGGTGATTCTCGCGGGCTGGGCGTCGAACTCCAAGTACGCGTTCCTCGGCGCGATGCGCGCCGCGGCGCAGATGGTCTCGTACGAAATCTCGATGGGCTTCGCGCTGGTGCTCGTGTTGATGACGGCCGGCAGCCTGAACATGTCGGAAATCGTCAACTCGCAGCAGCATGGCTTCTTCGCGGGCCACGGCGTGAACTTCCTGTCGTGGAACTGGCTGCCGCTCCTGCCGGCGTTCGTCGTCTACTTCATCTCGGGCATCGCCGAAACGAACCGTCACCCGTTCGACGTGGTGGAAGGGGAGTCGGAGATCGTCGCGGGTCACATGATCGATTACTCGGGCATGGCGTTCGCGCTGTTCTTCCTCGCCGAGTACATCAACATGATCGTGATCTCGGCGCTGGCTGCGACGCTGTTCCTCGGCGGCTGGGATGCACCGTTCGAGTTCCTGTCGTTCATTCCGGGCATCTTCTGGCTGGTGCTGAAGGTCTTCGCACTGCTGTCGGTGTTCATCTGGGTTCGCGCGACGTTCCCGCGCTACCGTTACGACCAGATCATGCGTCTGGGCTGGAAAGTGTTCCTGCCCGTCACGGTGATCTGGGTGGTCGTGGTCGGCTTCTGGATGATGTCGCCGCTCAACATCTGGGTGAAGTAA